The following are from one region of the Saccharomyces kudriavzevii IFO 1802 strain IFO1802 genome assembly, chromosome: 12 genome:
- the NMT1 gene encoding glycylpeptide N-tetradecanoyltransferase NMT1 (similar to Saccharomyces cerevisiae NMT1 (YLR195C); ancestral locus Anc_7.357): protein MSEEDKAKKLENLLKLLQLKNGDTSKFTPEEKKAMRDHKFWRTQPVKDFDEKVEEEGPIDKPKTAEDISDKPLPLLSSFEWCSIDVDNKKQLEDVFVLLNENYVEDRDAGFRFNYTKEFFNWALKCPGWKKDWHIGVRVKETQKLVAFISAIPVTLGVRAKEIPSVEINFLCVHKQLRSKRLTPVLIKEITRRVNKCGIWHALYTAGIVLPAPVSTCRYTHRPLNWKKLYDVDFTGLPDGYTEENMIAENALPNKTKTAGLRKLKEEDIDQVFELFKRYQSRFELIQIFTKEEFKHYFIGEKSLPLDKQVVFSYVVEQPSGQITDFFSFYSLPFTILNNKNYKNLGIGYLYYYATDADFQFKNRFDPKATKALKNRLSELIYDACILAKNANMDVFNALTSQDNTLFLDDLKFGPGDGFLNFYLFNYRANPITGGLNPDNTNDVERRSNVGVVML, encoded by the coding sequence ATGTCAGAAGAGGATAAGGCTAAAAAACTAGAGAATTTGCTAAAATTATTACAATTGAAGAATGGTGATACTTCAAAATTCACTccagaagagaaaaaggcTATGAGAGACCACAAATTCTGGAGGACGCAGCCAGTCAAGGATTTCGATGAAAAAGTGGAGGAAGAGGGCCCCATTGATAAACCAAAGACGGCAGAAGACATATCTGATAAGCCATTACCTTTACTTTCTAGCTTTGAATGGTGTAGTATTGATGTAGACAATAAAAAGCAACTAGAAGATGTTTTCGTTCTACTAAACGAAAACTACGTTGAAGATCGCGATGCAGGGTTCAGGTTCAACTATACTAAggaattcttcaattggGCATTGAAATGTCCGGGCTGGAAAAAGGATTGGCACATTGGTGTTCGTGTCAAAGAAACGCAAAAGCTAGTTGCCTTTATTTCAGCTATCCCAGTAACACTAGGCGTTAGAGCTAAAGAAATACCTAGCGTGGAAATCAATTTCTTATGCGTTCACAAACAACTAAGATCGAAGAGATTGACACCTGTCCTAATCAAGGAAATTACTAGGCGAGTTAATAAATGTGGCATCTGGCATGCATTGTACACGGCAGGTATTGTATTACCAGCACCCGTGAGTACTTGCCGTTACACTCACCGTCCtttgaattggaaaaaacttTATGATGTGGATTTTACAGGTTTACCAGATGGGTATACGGAGGAGAATATGATTGCCGAGAATGCATTGccaaacaaaacaaaaactgcCGGACTGAGAAAGttaaaggaagaagatattgatcAAGTCTTTGAGTTGTTTAAGAGATACCAATCGAGATTTGAGCTGatccaaattttcactAAGGAGGAATTTAAACATTATTttattggtgaaaaatCGTTGCCCTTGGATAAACAAGTAGTCTTTTCATATGTAGTTGAGCAGCCAAGTGGACAAATCACAGATTTTTTCTCGTTCTACTCATTACCATTCACAATTCTAAATAACAAGAATTATAAGAACTTGGGTATCGGGTACTTGTATTATTATGCCACCGATGCTGATTTCCAGTTCAAAAACAGGTTCGATCCAAAAGCCACGAAggcattgaaaaatagaTTAAGCGAGTTGATATACGATGCGTGTATCTTGGCCAAGAACGCCAATATGGATGTTTTCAACGCGTTAACTTCGCAAGATAATACATTGTTCTTAgatgatttgaaatttgggCCTGGTGATGGGTTCTTGAACTTCTACTTGTTCAACTACAGAGCGAACCCGATTACAGGCGGTTTGAATCCTGACAACACTAATGACGTCGAAAGGCGCAGTAATGTTGGTGTTGTCATGTTGTGA
- the HCR1 gene encoding translation initiation factor eIF3 core subunit j (similar to Saccharomyces cerevisiae HCR1 (YLR192C); ancestral locus Anc_7.363), with the protein MSWDDDAINGSMGNDDTVLMDSWDAELGDDEPVMQSWDAEEDEKKPSSKQKKEQPKSAKKSKESSTDKVLLDIDTLDEKTRKELIKKAEIESDLNNAADLFAGLGVAEEHPRARALQKEQEEQAIMRPAFTKDTPIETHPLFNAETKREYQDLRKALSAAITPMNKKSPLNYSSSLAIDLIRDVAKPMSIESIRQTVATLNVLIKDKEREERQARLARVRGGTATGGAGKKKVKGKTNLGGAFKKDQDFDLGGTDDFEFGDDDFM; encoded by the coding sequence ATGTCTTGGGACGACGATGCTATCAACGGTTCCATGGGTAATGATGACACCGTTTTAATGGATTCATGGGATGCTGAACTAGGTGATGACGAACCAGTGATGCAATCTTGGGATgcagaagaggatgaaaagaaaccttcttcaaaacaaaagaaagaacaacCCAAAAGtgcaaagaaaagcaaagaatCCTCCACTGATAAAGTTTTATTAGATATTGATACATTAGATGAAAAGACACGTAAAGAGTTGATCAAGAAAGCTGAAATTGAGTCTGACTTGAACAACGCCGCCGACTTATTTGCAGGTTTAGGTGTTGCCGAGGAACACCCAAGAGCTCGTGCTTTACaaaaggaacaagaagaacaagctATAATGAGACCCGCCTTTACCAAGGATACACCTATCGAAACGCATCCTTTGTTCAACGCTGAAACAAAGAGGGAATATCAAGATCTAAGGAAGGCTCTGTCTGCTGCTATTACCCCtatgaacaagaaatctCCACTCAACTactcttcatcattagCCATTGATTTGATCAGAGATGTTGCAAAACCAATGTCTATTGAGTCTATAAGACAGACAGTAGCTACTTTGAACGTTCTGATCAAGGATAAGGAGAGAGAGGAGAGACAAGCTCGTTTGGCGCGTGTTAGAGGCGGTACCGCTACTGGTGGTGCCGGTAAGAAAAAGGTCAAAGGTAAGACCAATTTGGGCGGtgcattcaagaaagatcAAGATTTCGACCTAGGTGGTACCGACGATTTTGAATTCGGTGATGACGACTTCATGTAA
- the UPS1 gene encoding Ups1p (similar to Saccharomyces cerevisiae UPS1 (YLR193C); ancestral locus Anc_7.359), whose protein sequence is MVLSHKSTHIFPTDFASVSRAFFNRYPNPYSPHVLSIDTISRKVDQEGNLRTTRLLKKSGKLPTWVKPFLRGITETWIIEVSVVNPANSTMRTYTRNLDHTGIMKVEEYTTYQFDGTTSSTIAESQVKFSSGFNMGIKSKVEDWSRTKFDENVKKSRMGMAFVIQKLEEARSPQF, encoded by the coding sequence ATGGTCCTTTCACACAAAAGCACGCACATATTCCCTACCGATTTTGCCTCCGTTTCACGcgcttttttcaatagatATCCCAATCCATACTCCCCCCATGTGCTTTCTATAGATACGATATCAAGGAAAGTGGACCAGGAGGGAAATCTACGCACGACAAGGCTGCTGAAGAAGTCAGGAAAGTTGCCTACCTGGGTCAAACCCTTTTTGAGAGGTATAACAGAGACATGGATTATCGAAGTTTCGGTAGTCAATCCCGCTAACTCCACGATGAGGACGTACACCAGGAACCTGGATCATACCGGAATCATGAAGGTAGAAGAGTACACGACCTACCAATTCGACGGCACTACGAGTAGCACGATAGCAGAAAGCCAGGTAAAGTTTTCTAGCGGCTTCAATATGGGcatcaaatcaaaagtGGAGGATTGGTCGCGCACCAAATTCGATGAAAACGTCAAGAAAAGTAGAATGGGCATGGCATTTGTCATCCAGAAACTCGAAGAGGCAAGATCTCCCCAGTTTTAA
- the NCW2 gene encoding Ncw2p (similar to Saccharomyces cerevisiae YLR194C; ancestral locus Anc_7.358) produces the protein MKVYSILIASLLSIAGAQKDSGSLDGQDSSDSSQKKSSSPQETTSVSAKDAQESTSAAASTNTDLVQTSNVVSNSYAVAPSATVVTTDAQGKTTTQYLWWVAETNSAATITSTASVQPTSETSSESVTSAVSTATSTNGPITLVTTTNSLGETYTSTIWWLPSSATPGSTASSSKSSSGSSSGSASGSKVVSTIKSAYVTTSGSEVETLTTTYKSTVNGRVASVISNSTNAAFAGAHIAYGAGAFAVGALLL, from the coding sequence ATGAAAGTTTATTCCATATTAATCGCCTCCTTACTGTCTATAGCCGGTGCTCAAAAGGATTCTGGCTCCTTAGATGGCCAAGACTCCAGTGATAGctcccaaaaaaaaagctcaaGTCCTCAAGAGACCACGTCCGTCTCAGCAAAGGACGCACAAGAGAGTACATCGGCAGCAGCTTCTACCAATACGGACTTGGTACAAACCAGCAACGTCGTCAGCAATAGCTACGCTGTGGCCCCAAGTGCCACTGTGGTGACCACGGACGCACAGGGAAAAACCACCACACAGTACCTATGGTGGGTGGCCGAAACCAACTCCGCTGCTACTATAACTTCAACTGCGTCTGTGCAGCCCACCAGCGAGACATCAAGCGAAAGCGTCACTTCCGCAGTCTCCACCGCAACATCAACAAATGGGCCAATCACTTTAGTGACCACGACAAATTCGCTAGGCGAAACATACACATCTACCATTTGGTGGCTACCGTCCTCGGCTACACCGGGCAGCACGGCTTCATCAAGTAAATCATCGTCGGGATCATCATCAGGATCAGCTTCGGGCTCCAAGGTAGTAAGCACCATCAAGTCAGCCTACGTGACTACATCTGGTTCCGAAGTCGAGACATTGACCACTACGTACAAGTCCACGGTCAACGGTAGAGTAGCGTCCGTAATCTCCAACTCCACCAATGCTGCCTTTGCAGGCGCTCACATCGCCTACGGTGCGGGTGCATTCGCCGTGGGTGCACTCTTATTATAG